Proteins from a genomic interval of Psychrobacter fulvigenes:
- a CDS encoding phage virion morphogenesis protein, with amino-acid sequence MTVSTILITDDLQRVLNLAARQTSNTAPLMRLIRAQMLSQTQQNFRAQGRPKWKPLAASTIKSYERLGISTAGLLRRSNSLYDSIQTFSDMNSATISAGGGNQSGAYARIQHFGGMAGKNRKVKIPARPYLPIDKDGNLQNEAVEGLHQVTMTYLQRSFR; translated from the coding sequence ATGACCGTGTCTACTATTTTAATCACTGATGACTTGCAGCGTGTCTTAAATCTAGCAGCAAGGCAAACGAGTAATACCGCGCCGCTAATGCGACTCATCCGTGCGCAGATGCTCAGTCAGACCCAGCAGAACTTCCGTGCGCAAGGCCGTCCTAAGTGGAAGCCTCTAGCAGCGTCTACGATCAAAAGCTATGAGCGGCTTGGTATCAGCACGGCTGGGCTGCTCAGACGCTCAAACTCGCTATATGACAGCATTCAGACTTTTAGTGATATGAATAGCGCCACCATCAGTGCAGGCGGTGGTAATCAGTCTGGCGCGTACGCTAGGATACAACACTTTGGCGGCATGGCAGGTAAAAACCGTAAAGTCAAAATACCCGCGCGTCCCTATTTACCAATCGATAAAGACGGCAATCTACAAAATGAGGCAGTAGAGGGACTACATCAGGTAACAATGACTTATCTACAGCGTAGCTTTAGATAA
- a CDS encoding phage head morphogenesis protein — protein MAKSNAVTLEGLFGRRPDEAIKYLQDKKPTAQIDYLQVQGRAHDHAFVIAKMTDMDMNAKVQQSLIDAMDKSLSFEEWQASIEPYLKEKGWWGRQEQIMPDGSVKSVQLGSDHRLKTIYDTNVNQAYHKAREHHGDYDIYPYAMWMSRGDNRVRPSHQALDGQIFKRSDPYYQSIKPRKSWGCRCDEILLTSEQAGEYGAQDGYTTHEDISEYVSTEQMIIQGSNGSYTAPVNVMRLPNMPVYRTDPGWIHAGDTLPMQPMLDKAAQVPPMLGANSMQAVLARESVLGRFNEDVKKWVASVDPTRPRGEFRHVGAIRPEFVQTLAEQKGLELESAVVTLHDRVSLQHLDRAHKRHDPEWVENIARNLTAKHDLYWDNITHAPVLVFDTADISYKLIIKLNERIKGRDVVDAKQNYIGNVIRTITLDTASNLEKGSNYTWIATVNSSKK, from the coding sequence ATGGCTAAGTCTAACGCTGTCACGCTAGAAGGGTTGTTTGGTCGTCGTCCTGATGAGGCTATCAAGTATCTGCAAGACAAAAAGCCGACTGCACAAATCGATTACTTACAAGTACAAGGCCGTGCACATGATCATGCGTTTGTCATTGCTAAGATGACGGATATGGATATGAATGCCAAGGTACAGCAGTCGCTCATCGATGCGATGGATAAAAGCTTGTCGTTTGAGGAGTGGCAAGCGTCTATCGAGCCGTACCTGAAGGAAAAAGGCTGGTGGGGACGTCAAGAGCAAATCATGCCTGATGGTAGCGTTAAGTCGGTACAACTGGGCAGTGACCACAGGCTTAAGACTATCTATGATACTAACGTCAATCAAGCGTATCACAAGGCACGTGAGCATCATGGTGACTATGATATCTACCCGTATGCCATGTGGATGTCACGTGGTGACAATCGAGTACGACCCAGTCATCAAGCGCTAGATGGTCAGATCTTTAAGCGTTCTGACCCTTACTATCAGTCGATAAAACCTCGCAAGTCATGGGGCTGCCGCTGTGATGAGATACTACTGACATCTGAGCAAGCGGGAGAGTATGGCGCACAGGACGGCTATACGACACATGAGGATATCAGTGAGTATGTGTCAACTGAGCAGATGATTATCCAAGGCAGCAATGGCTCATATACGGCACCCGTCAATGTCATGCGCTTGCCTAATATGCCCGTCTATCGTACCGACCCTGGCTGGATACATGCAGGCGATACGCTGCCGATGCAGCCGATGCTAGACAAAGCCGCGCAAGTGCCGCCGATGCTGGGCGCTAACAGTATGCAAGCGGTACTGGCACGGGAGTCGGTGCTGGGTAGGTTCAATGAGGATGTTAAAAAGTGGGTCGCAAGTGTCGATCCAACACGCCCACGTGGTGAGTTTCGTCATGTGGGTGCGATACGTCCTGAGTTTGTGCAAACGCTGGCAGAGCAAAAGGGGCTTGAGCTTGAGAGCGCGGTAGTCACCTTGCATGATCGTGTGAGCTTGCAGCACCTTGATCGTGCTCATAAGCGGCATGACCCTGAGTGGGTGGAGAATATCGCGCGCAACCTGACGGCTAAGCATGACTTGTATTGGGATAATATAACCCACGCCCCTGTGCTGGTGTTTGATACAGCAGATATCAGTTACAAGCTCATCATAAAATTGAATGAGCGCATCAAAGGCCGTGACGTGGTTGACGCTAAGCAAAATTATATCGGTAATGTGATACGCACGATAACGCTAGATACAGCTAGTAATCTGGAGAAAGGCAGTAATTACACTTGGATAGCTACTGTCAATAGTAGCAAAAAATAG
- a CDS encoding DUF935 domain-containing protein produces MSFYAALKQMPSALMSTPIAQKQLKRLLGSQVREVDERAHIWERPELSHPAVGLTPAKLHQLLTGAESGNINDMLALFEDMEERDGHIFAELDKRKRSLLSLDWHITPPEGASAAEKQQAAMISELMRAINDFDMVIKDALDAIGKGFSGQEINWVRDGATWYAESLDFVIPQKFVIASDNKTLMLGNGMDAPEPLWEHMFLMHTHKAKSGYLVRGGLHRILAWPYVFKNYSVRDLAEFLEIYGLPMRLGTYPAGATDDEKYTLLRAVMEIGHRAAGIVPQGMQIDFKEAAKGNSDPFESMIKWCELTQSKAILGGTLTTQADGASSTNALGSIHEVARLEIRNSDAKQLASSFSRDLVASLMRINYPSVHPRRYPKFVFDLSEPEDITTFSEAIPKLAAVDGMRIGADWLHGKLNIPMAGEDEAIVTTRNSIMPTALTAALSAHRAALAAKDSPVATERANIHAAERGIDEATANDGYTQNITGMSATLGQALVDKLTAASSYDEALGLLMSAEPNVAVDELAANLEQYLTAAGLWGALHRQSEPQPLDQTLDNQSGDV; encoded by the coding sequence ATGTCATTTTATGCTGCGCTCAAACAGATGCCAAGTGCGCTGATGAGTACGCCAATCGCACAAAAACAACTCAAGCGCCTGCTCGGCTCCCAAGTCAGAGAAGTCGATGAGCGTGCGCATATCTGGGAGCGTCCAGAGCTGTCCCATCCAGCTGTAGGGCTGACGCCTGCCAAGCTGCATCAGCTGCTGACTGGCGCGGAATCTGGCAATATCAACGATATGCTGGCGCTGTTTGAGGACATGGAAGAGCGTGACGGCCATATCTTTGCAGAGCTGGATAAGCGTAAACGTAGCCTGCTGTCTCTTGACTGGCATATCACCCCACCTGAAGGGGCGAGTGCCGCTGAAAAGCAGCAAGCGGCTATGATCAGTGAGCTGATGCGTGCAATCAATGACTTTGATATGGTCATCAAGGACGCGCTGGACGCGATCGGCAAAGGATTTAGCGGCCAAGAAATCAACTGGGTACGTGATGGGGCTACTTGGTACGCGGAGTCGCTTGATTTTGTGATACCGCAAAAGTTTGTGATTGCATCAGATAACAAGACGCTGATGCTGGGTAATGGTATGGATGCGCCTGAGCCGCTGTGGGAGCATATGTTTCTGATGCATACCCACAAGGCAAAGTCAGGTTACCTCGTACGCGGCGGTCTGCATCGTATATTGGCATGGCCGTACGTGTTTAAAAACTACTCAGTGCGTGATTTGGCAGAGTTCCTAGAGATTTACGGCTTGCCGATGCGTCTTGGTACTTATCCTGCTGGCGCTACAGACGATGAGAAGTACACACTATTGCGTGCGGTAATGGAGATCGGGCATAGAGCGGCAGGCATCGTACCGCAAGGCATGCAGATTGACTTTAAAGAAGCTGCCAAGGGCAATAGTGATCCGTTTGAGTCGATGATCAAGTGGTGTGAGTTGACGCAGTCGAAAGCGATACTAGGCGGTACGCTGACGACGCAAGCCGATGGTGCGAGTAGTACCAATGCGCTTGGCTCCATACACGAAGTGGCGCGACTTGAGATACGTAATAGCGATGCTAAACAATTGGCGTCCAGCTTTAGCCGTGACCTTGTGGCATCGCTCATGCGTATCAACTATCCAAGCGTGCATCCAAGGCGCTATCCGAAGTTTGTGTTTGATTTGTCTGAGCCTGAAGATATCACCACCTTTAGCGAGGCGATACCGAAGCTGGCCGCTGTGGACGGCATGCGCATTGGCGCGGATTGGCTACACGGCAAGCTGAACATCCCGATGGCAGGTGAAGATGAGGCTATCGTCACCACACGTAACTCTATCATGCCCACAGCGCTGACAGCGGCTCTAAGCGCGCATAGAGCTGCCCTAGCTGCCAAGGATAGCCCTGTGGCTACTGAGCGGGCAAATATCCATGCTGCTGAGCGCGGTATCGATGAGGCGACTGCTAATGATGGTTACACGCAAAATATCACTGGTATGAGCGCGACGCTGGGGCAAGCGCTGGTCGATAAGCTGACTGCTGCTAGTAGCTATGATGAGGCACTAGGATTGCTCATGAGCGCTGAGCCTAATGTGGCAGTCGATGAGCTGGCCGCCAATCTTGAGCAGTATCTCACTGCCGCTGGGCTGTGGGGTGCACTGCACCGTCAATCAGAGCCGCAACCGTTAGACCAAACGTTAGATAATCAGTCTGGAGACGTTTAA
- a CDS encoding DUF3486 family protein produces the protein MARMSAIDQLSPEHLELLKVRLEDSGFQDYQQLTDWLTDLGYEISKSSVHRFGKKHEQKMQAVSLSTQAAIYMAERNPDDAGALSSSVITMMQSEFFNALVQLQSIDDGKDVDPMERMQALSKIGKGISELSKAAVNQKKHQIEVRDKATAAADKVEQLANKGGLTGKTVQEIRKAILGIAD, from the coding sequence ATGGCGCGGATGAGTGCAATAGATCAACTCAGTCCTGAGCACCTTGAGCTGCTTAAAGTGCGACTTGAGGACTCTGGATTTCAAGACTACCAACAGCTGACTGATTGGCTGACGGATCTGGGCTATGAGATTAGCAAATCTAGCGTGCATCGGTTTGGTAAAAAGCATGAGCAAAAGATGCAGGCGGTGAGCCTAAGTACGCAGGCTGCTATCTACATGGCGGAGCGCAATCCCGATGATGCAGGGGCGCTGTCGTCTAGTGTCATTACGATGATGCAGTCAGAGTTTTTTAACGCCTTGGTACAGCTACAGAGCATCGATGATGGTAAAGATGTCGATCCCATGGAGCGTATGCAAGCGCTGTCCAAAATCGGTAAGGGTATCTCTGAGCTGTCCAAAGCCGCAGTCAATCAAAAAAAGCATCAGATAGAGGTACGTGATAAAGCCACTGCTGCCGCTGATAAGGTCGAGCAGCTCGCTAATAAAGGCGGTCTGACTGGTAAGACGGTACAAGAGATACGTAAAGCGATACTAGGGATTGCAGACTGA
- a CDS encoding TraR/DksA C4-type zinc finger protein — MGDIIDDANKTAAVHLNAALSHIKTRPANNVTVCIDCGDAIGAKRKQAAPYAVRCVECADYYDKETR; from the coding sequence GTGGGTGACATCATAGACGATGCCAATAAAACGGCAGCCGTGCATCTAAACGCGGCGCTGTCGCATATCAAGACACGCCCCGCCAACAATGTCACAGTCTGTATTGACTGTGGTGATGCCATCGGAGCCAAGCGCAAGCAAGCTGCCCCCTATGCGGTGCGCTGTGTGGAGTGTGCGGACTACTACGACAAGGAAACAAGATGA
- a CDS encoding lysozyme: MTQSKAVLTEEDFFNWMRSMQDNKRLTQAQVNGALELLALIDTHELQDILIRVNGWSDGEEMQLSEAGMALLNEFEGFRAKPYRDSVGKPTIGWGTTYYPDGTPVRMSDKPVTRSEAASIKQAVLNQDFSPAVNMMFADEIESGAITQNMFDALISLVYNIGVMGLKASSIYRNIKAGRYDAAADSFLLYNKGRINGRLEVIDGLVTRRHKERVLFLA, translated from the coding sequence ATGACGCAAAGCAAAGCGGTATTGACCGAAGAAGATTTTTTTAACTGGATGCGATCCATGCAAGACAATAAACGTCTGACGCAAGCGCAAGTGAACGGTGCGCTTGAGCTGCTGGCGCTGATTGATACTCATGAGCTGCAAGATATCTTAATCAGAGTAAATGGCTGGTCTGATGGCGAGGAGATGCAGCTGTCTGAGGCTGGTATGGCGCTGCTCAATGAGTTTGAGGGTTTCCGTGCTAAGCCGTACCGTGATTCTGTCGGCAAGCCTACTATCGGTTGGGGTACGACTTACTACCCAGATGGTACGCCTGTGCGTATGAGTGATAAGCCTGTGACTCGTAGCGAAGCTGCCAGTATCAAGCAAGCGGTGCTTAATCAAGACTTCTCCCCTGCGGTGAATATGATGTTTGCCGATGAGATTGAATCTGGCGCAATCACACAAAATATGTTCGATGCGCTGATATCGCTGGTCTACAACATCGGTGTTATGGGGCTAAAGGCCTCTAGTATCTATCGCAATATCAAGGCGGGTCGCTACGATGCTGCTGCTGATAGCTTTTTGTTATACAACAAAGGCCGTATCAATGGTCGATTAGAGGTCATCGATGGATTGGTCACGCGACGTCATAAAGAGCGGGTGCTGTTTTTGGCGTAA
- a CDS encoding Mor transcription activator family protein, protein MPNHHNTKTYQELEMLLGHDAADKVVAAYRGQELYIPEPAKMSDNHKLVRLLGMDVAKRLCHYWQGGILTLPMQQAKKIAKRNASIVRKHKAGIDKSLLATEYGLHVRTVRKIVEKYNNEQAKQAYARMQYQLFDH, encoded by the coding sequence ATGCCTAATCATCATAATACCAAGACCTATCAAGAGCTTGAGATGCTACTCGGTCATGACGCTGCTGATAAGGTCGTGGCGGCATATCGTGGGCAGGAGCTGTATATCCCTGAGCCTGCAAAAATGTCCGACAATCACAAGCTGGTGCGACTACTGGGCATGGATGTCGCAAAGCGTCTGTGTCACTACTGGCAAGGCGGCATACTAACACTGCCCATGCAGCAAGCCAAAAAAATCGCTAAGCGTAATGCCAGCATCGTGCGTAAGCATAAGGCGGGTATCGATAAGTCGCTACTGGCGACTGAGTACGGGCTGCATGTGCGCACGGTGCGTAAAATTGTAGAGAAATATAATAATGAGCAGGCAAAACAGGCTTATGCACGGATGCAGTATCAGTTGTTTGATCACTAA
- a CDS encoding gp16 family protein yields MATSSKHSPQKKKMMQLVHIGKNQLKLDDSTYREMLWHVTGKTSSKDCTAASLRKVIDHMETLGFKVTPAKKHQSKKPDAAKSKQALMDKIEALLTDGAKPWEYASSMAKHMYKVDALTFCDGRQLRGIVTALTKHNQKMAALAAKASADA; encoded by the coding sequence ATGGCGACTAGCAGTAAACACTCTCCCCAAAAAAAGAAGATGATGCAGCTGGTGCATATCGGTAAAAACCAGCTAAAGCTTGATGATAGCACCTACCGCGAGATGCTTTGGCATGTGACGGGTAAAACGTCCAGCAAGGATTGTACCGCCGCTAGCTTGCGCAAAGTCATTGACCATATGGAGACGCTCGGGTTCAAAGTGACACCTGCCAAAAAGCATCAGTCTAAAAAGCCAGACGCGGCCAAGTCCAAGCAAGCGCTAATGGATAAAATCGAAGCGCTATTGACCGATGGTGCTAAGCCGTGGGAGTACGCTTCAAGCATGGCAAAGCATATGTATAAAGTGGATGCGCTGACGTTCTGTGATGGTCGTCAGCTGCGCGGTATCGTGACAGCACTGACTAAGCACAATCAAAAAATGGCGGCACTGGCGGCAAAGGCTAGCGCTGATGCCTAA
- a CDS encoding nucleoid-associated protein → MIHNSTYHILVKEHKSTENVRVIINPDLLPVDDSADKLLTNLTERYRGRAGKGYGVFEENTDSYPTSTIINDYLDEDILDDFHSCTERLMNHLMAESKHEAGAKGGKVAFIHYSEGGQEYFLVAILTEKVGLTAKNWTLTQNDVLNFENVRFAGRINISSWRSKNEKSRRYISFLKGQGEVSNYFKRFMGCSNVPMASQETKDLVTQIKAFATSKNLKLEERAHLLSNANGYLKELANNKPHPLQFSMSSFTNRVWPDEPQDLVDFFEQYGEENDCPISDGFVPHKGSLRGLAVQFHREKHWAFSFDDEAISNDEVTVEGGKVIFHHPPKDILDAYDKGGSE, encoded by the coding sequence ATGATTCATAACAGTACGTACCACATATTAGTGAAGGAACACAAGAGTACAGAAAATGTAAGAGTTATTATCAATCCTGACTTGCTACCTGTAGATGACTCTGCGGATAAATTACTAACCAATTTAACAGAGCGTTATCGTGGTAGAGCTGGTAAAGGCTACGGGGTTTTCGAAGAAAATACAGATAGTTACCCTACTTCAACTATTATTAATGACTATCTTGATGAAGATATTTTAGATGACTTTCACTCCTGTACTGAACGTCTTATGAATCACCTCATGGCAGAAAGTAAACACGAAGCAGGAGCAAAAGGTGGTAAGGTTGCTTTTATTCACTATTCAGAAGGTGGACAAGAGTATTTCTTAGTTGCCATTCTGACAGAAAAAGTAGGGTTAACAGCTAAAAATTGGACTTTAACTCAAAATGATGTTTTAAATTTTGAAAATGTACGTTTTGCTGGTCGTATTAATATTAGCAGTTGGAGATCGAAAAATGAAAAAAGTCGACGGTATATTAGCTTTTTGAAAGGACAAGGTGAGGTTTCAAATTATTTCAAAAGATTTATGGGTTGCAGTAATGTACCAATGGCTAGCCAAGAAACTAAAGATTTAGTAACTCAAATTAAGGCTTTTGCTACTAGCAAAAACCTTAAACTAGAGGAACGTGCTCACCTACTCTCAAATGCTAATGGATATCTAAAAGAGTTAGCCAATAATAAACCTCATCCGCTCCAGTTTTCTATGAGTTCTTTCACTAACAGAGTTTGGCCAGATGAACCGCAAGATTTGGTAGATTTTTTTGAACAATATGGAGAAGAGAATGATTGTCCGATTTCAGATGGATTTGTGCCTCATAAGGGCTCTTTAAGAGGATTGGCAGTCCAATTTCATAGAGAGAAACATTGGGCTTTTTCATTTGATGATGAAGCGATCAGCAATGATGAGGTTACAGTTGAAGGTGGAAAAGTTATTTTTCATCACCCTCCAAAAGACATTTTGGATGCTTATGACAAAGGTGGTTCAGAGTAA
- a CDS encoding DUF3164 family protein yields MMNYSEEELKAMSNPTTESAPVTPDGYMTNAKGHLIPVDKVKPVDKLRDEVVKDMVAIAVELRAQMRTAKSQLFDTFNDFVALSAQEYDVQMGGKKGNTTLLSYDGKLKIQLAVSENIVFDERLQVAKSLIDECLTDWTQDSNDNIKALINQAFQVDKEGNISTGRVLALRGLDISDSKWDKAMDAISDAIQVTDTKQYIRFYERDSEGAYYQISLDFSNV; encoded by the coding sequence ATGATGAACTACTCAGAAGAGGAATTAAAAGCCATGTCAAACCCAACCACTGAAAGCGCCCCTGTCACACCAGACGGCTATATGACCAACGCTAAAGGCCATCTAATCCCTGTCGACAAAGTAAAACCAGTCGATAAGCTGCGTGACGAAGTTGTCAAGGACATGGTCGCTATTGCTGTCGAGCTACGTGCTCAGATGCGTACTGCTAAGTCTCAGCTGTTTGACACGTTTAATGATTTTGTCGCGTTGTCTGCGCAAGAGTATGACGTACAAATGGGTGGTAAAAAAGGCAATACGACGCTGCTGAGTTACGACGGCAAGCTTAAGATACAGCTGGCAGTCTCTGAAAACATCGTTTTTGATGAGCGTCTGCAAGTCGCTAAGTCGTTGATTGATGAGTGTTTGACGGACTGGACGCAAGACAGCAATGACAATATCAAAGCGCTGATTAATCAAGCCTTCCAAGTTGACAAGGAGGGTAACATCTCGACTGGTCGCGTACTCGCCTTGCGCGGCTTGGATATTAGCGATAGTAAGTGGGATAAAGCAATGGATGCTATCAGTGATGCGATACAAGTGACTGATACTAAACAGTATATCCGCTTTTATGAGCGTGATAGCGAAGGCGCTTATTATCAAATCTCGCTTGATTTTAGTAATGTGTGA
- a CDS encoding AAA family ATPase — protein MNHDSNNVNSGAIGAVGVAQVTNVAVCFEAIERIQSRHPSLPGIGVFYGRSGDGKSVAAGYIANRTRAYYVQATSIGTKKSFLESVLREMTIPPAKTASEMLGQIAEELAKSGRPLIIDEADHLVKGNKIELVRDIYESSQGTILIIGEEMLPKKLERWERFHGRVHSWVPAQPATANDAALLAKVYAPKITIESQVLEQLVGAVRGSTRRTCTNLEMLGQRALECGMRSVTMNDLATLLPQGFITGQSPKPRSFAI, from the coding sequence ATGAATCACGATAGTAATAATGTCAATAGTGGCGCTATAGGCGCGGTCGGTGTGGCGCAAGTCACGAATGTGGCGGTGTGCTTTGAGGCGATCGAGCGTATCCAAAGCCGTCATCCAAGCTTGCCAGGTATTGGGGTGTTTTATGGTCGTAGCGGTGATGGTAAGTCAGTAGCCGCGGGCTATATCGCCAACCGTACCCGCGCTTATTATGTGCAAGCGACGAGTATCGGGACGAAGAAAAGCTTCCTTGAGTCGGTGCTGCGGGAGATGACGATACCGCCTGCCAAAACGGCAAGTGAGATGCTGGGACAAATCGCGGAGGAGCTGGCCAAGTCGGGCCGTCCACTCATCATCGATGAGGCCGACCATCTGGTGAAGGGGAATAAAATCGAGCTGGTGCGTGATATCTACGAGAGCAGTCAGGGGACGATATTGATCATCGGTGAGGAGATGCTGCCGAAGAAGCTTGAGCGCTGGGAGCGGTTTCATGGCCGCGTGCACAGCTGGGTGCCTGCACAGCCAGCGACGGCTAATGATGCAGCGCTACTGGCAAAAGTATATGCGCCAAAAATCACTATCGAGTCGCAGGTGCTAGAGCAGCTGGTCGGTGCAGTACGCGGCTCCACTCGTCGAACTTGTACTAACCTTGAGATGCTCGGACAGCGCGCGCTGGAGTGCGGTATGCGCTCGGTCACTATGAATGATCTTGCGACCCTGCTACCGCAAGGCTTTATCACTGGTCAATCACCAAAACCGCGCTCATTTGCTATTTAG
- a CDS encoding Mu transposase C-terminal domain-containing protein, with product MKNQFTMSEIMNFELSGLPKSRRGMDKYADKNGWQFVEVPSSGRGGVRREYVLPAELFETVKLQALQKLADAAVVPDAVKPASTELVTTTTHAVANAALLADWQRDCAIARLAVVRYVLKAAELTGKTKAIEAFAKASKEKRLDDTLITTIKRANAKSGGKDGRGNVSRRTLFDWVKAFETAEADGNASAVALLAPKSRTTEIPPWAGILLKLWSDPAKPELAEVMRRIEAAYADSDVEVPSYHQARYFLENHIGNVERARGRMGSREIKNIKPFVRRDASVLLPSDVYTADGHTFDAEVAHPDTGKPFRPEITTVMDVHTRMIVGYSVDLAESGLAVLDAISSAASDYGIPAIFYVDNGSGYKNAMMKDESVGVMTRMGTEVKHSIAYNSQARGMIERVHQTVWIRLAKKLPTYIGADMDSQAKQAVFKKTRKEIREFGESKALIGWNEFLQVAHDAVEAYNNEPHSGLPRRYNATTGRREHLTPQMMWNEQVTAMSNAGTGLVTVSEHERDDLYRPYLERKCLRGEINLFSNKYFSRALEQYHGETMLVGYDIHDGSKIWVRDTTHRLICIAEFEANKKGYFAQSALGDARENRAKNQVKRAQVHVDAALENMRPHRVLEHVQDQMMPMADIERAQSLLSERLAMEDAQVVESVPSAATANQATFDKLNKLDAGLKPQPTTQPQPTPKVKSEQSAQPTQDERFERWLGLAEQVKTGIVLDTADQDFYELYPDSNIFKIKMKAYQAAHEDEHGTRVFFKLG from the coding sequence ATGAAAAATCAGTTCACTATGTCTGAAATTATGAACTTCGAACTATCAGGGCTGCCAAAATCACGCCGTGGTATGGATAAGTATGCTGATAAGAATGGCTGGCAATTTGTAGAAGTGCCTAGCTCAGGTCGTGGCGGTGTGCGCCGTGAGTATGTATTACCTGCTGAGCTGTTTGAGACTGTCAAGCTGCAAGCGCTGCAAAAGTTAGCGGACGCGGCGGTGGTACCAGATGCTGTAAAACCTGCATCAACTGAACTGGTGACCACGACTACTCACGCCGTTGCCAATGCCGCACTACTGGCTGACTGGCAGCGTGACTGTGCTATCGCAAGATTGGCTGTGGTGCGTTATGTGCTAAAGGCAGCTGAGCTGACGGGTAAAACCAAAGCTATTGAAGCGTTTGCGAAAGCGAGTAAGGAAAAACGCTTAGACGATACGCTGATCACCACTATCAAACGTGCCAATGCAAAATCAGGTGGTAAGGATGGGCGCGGTAATGTGAGCCGTCGCACGCTGTTTGATTGGGTAAAGGCGTTTGAGACTGCGGAGGCTGATGGCAATGCTAGCGCGGTGGCGCTACTGGCACCTAAGTCACGTACGACTGAGATACCGCCATGGGCTGGCATATTGCTCAAGCTATGGAGTGATCCTGCTAAGCCTGAGCTGGCTGAGGTGATGCGCCGTATCGAAGCGGCCTATGCTGATAGTGATGTGGAGGTGCCAAGCTACCATCAGGCTAGATATTTCCTAGAAAATCATATCGGTAATGTTGAACGCGCGCGCGGCCGTATGGGTAGCCGTGAGATTAAGAATATTAAGCCGTTTGTGCGCCGTGATGCGTCAGTACTGCTGCCGTCTGATGTGTATACGGCAGATGGGCATACGTTTGATGCGGAGGTGGCACACCCTGATACAGGCAAGCCGTTCCGTCCTGAGATCACGACGGTGATGGATGTGCATACTCGTATGATCGTGGGGTATAGCGTAGATCTGGCAGAGAGTGGCCTTGCGGTGTTAGACGCGATATCGAGCGCGGCCTCTGACTATGGTATCCCTGCGATATTTTATGTGGATAACGGCTCGGGTTATAAAAACGCGATGATGAAGGATGAATCTGTGGGGGTGATGACGCGGATGGGCACTGAGGTAAAGCACTCTATTGCCTATAACTCACAGGCACGCGGGATGATTGAGCGGGTGCATCAAACGGTATGGATACGCCTGGCTAAAAAGCTGCCTACTTATATAGGGGCAGATATGGATAGCCAAGCGAAACAAGCGGTGTTTAAGAAAACGCGGAAAGAGATTAGAGAATTCGGTGAGTCGAAGGCATTGATCGGCTGGAATGAGTTTTTGCAAGTCGCTCATGATGCCGTAGAAGCCTACAACAATGAGCCACACAGTGGTCTGCCTAGACGCTATAACGCTACCACTGGTCGCCGCGAGCATCTGACGCCACAAATGATGTGGAATGAGCAAGTGACGGCTATGTCTAACGCTGGCACTGGTCTGGTGACGGTGTCAGAGCATGAGCGTGATGATTTGTATCGTCCTTATCTTGAGCGTAAATGTCTGCGCGGTGAGATCAATTTGTTTAGTAATAAGTACTTCAGCCGCGCGCTGGAACAATACCACGGTGAGACGATGCTGGTCGGCTATGACATCCATGACGGCTCTAAGATTTGGGTGCGTGATACGACGCATCGACTGATCTGTATCGCTGAGTTTGAAGCGAATAAGAAGGGTTATTTTGCACAGTCGGCACTGGGTGATGCGCGTGAAAACCGTGCTAAGAATCAGGTGAAACGGGCGCAAGTGCATGTGGATGCCGCGCTGGAAAATATGCGTCCGCACCGAGTGCTGGAACATGTGCAAGACCAGATGATGCCGATGGCTGATATTGAGCGTGCGCAAAGTCTGCTGTCTGAGCGGCTGGCGATGGAAGATGCACAGGTCGTTGAGAGTGTGCCAAGTGCAGCAACGGCAAATCAGGCGACGTTTGATAAGTTGAATAAGTTAGATGCTGGGCTAAAGCCACAGCCTACAACACAGCCTCAGCCTACGCCAAAGGTGAAATCTGAGCAAAGTGCACAGCCGACGCAGGATGAGCGGTTTGAGCGTTGGCTTGGTCTGGCTGAGCAGGTAAAGACTGGGATTGTACTGGATACAGCGGATCAGGATTTTTATGAGCTGTATCCAGACTCTAATATTTTTAAGATAAAAATGAAGGCGTATCAGGCGGCTCATGAAGATGAGCATGGTACCAGAGTGTTTTTTAAGTTGGGCTAG